The following proteins are co-located in the Siansivirga zeaxanthinifaciens CC-SAMT-1 genome:
- a CDS encoding Gfo/Idh/MocA family protein, with translation MSIDRRSFIKKTTLASAAITVGGSAMSMTAKSYNNIIGSNERLNVAIAGLGRRMGAFIQPIALKQSNVKLVYLCDVMESQRLKGLKKFREHIDYNPLLENDIRKVLDDKNVDVLINATPDHWHTPGSIMAMKAGKHVYVEKPCSHNMYENEQLVKASKHFNKVVQMGNQQRSSSHTIEIINELHKGIIGKAYKAVAFYSNGRGEVPLQKSASIPDGLDWNLWQGPAIRRSYTSETWDYNWHWYGWEYGTAEAGNNGTHEIDVARWALQVEFPQHVYVEAEKRHFLNDGWEMYDDMEATFKFADNKVIKWDGKSRNSYNTYGGGRGTIIYGTEGSVFIDRSRYLLYDQKGKLIKEYNSESKEAGTALGGGGDTSTKHVQNLFDTIRGKSKLTAPIDDASISMAMVHYANIAYRINKGFDIDDKTGLMFNREAMKLWSRTYEPGWEPKL, from the coding sequence ATGAGTATAGATAGACGAAGCTTTATAAAGAAAACAACTTTAGCAAGTGCCGCTATTACTGTAGGCGGTTCGGCTATGTCCATGACAGCAAAAAGTTATAATAATATTATAGGTTCCAACGAACGATTAAACGTAGCTATTGCTGGTTTAGGGCGAAGAATGGGAGCTTTTATACAACCCATAGCTTTAAAACAAAGCAATGTGAAGCTTGTATACTTGTGCGATGTTATGGAAAGCCAACGTTTAAAAGGTTTAAAGAAGTTTAGAGAGCATATAGATTATAACCCGTTGTTAGAAAATGATATTAGAAAAGTATTAGATGACAAAAATGTAGATGTGTTAATTAATGCTACACCAGACCATTGGCATACACCAGGTTCAATAATGGCCATGAAGGCCGGTAAACATGTGTATGTTGAAAAACCTTGCAGTCATAACATGTATGAAAATGAACAATTGGTAAAAGCCTCTAAACATTTTAATAAAGTGGTTCAAATGGGCAATCAGCAAAGATCATCCAGTCATACAATTGAAATTATTAATGAATTACATAAAGGTATTATTGGTAAAGCATATAAGGCCGTAGCTTTTTACAGTAATGGAAGAGGTGAAGTTCCTTTACAAAAAAGTGCATCAATTCCAGATGGTTTAGATTGGAATTTATGGCAAGGACCGGCAATAAGACGTAGTTATACATCCGAAACATGGGATTACAATTGGCATTGGTATGGTTGGGAATATGGAACAGCCGAAGCCGGTAATAATGGAACTCATGAAATAGATGTAGCACGATGGGCTTTACAAGTAGAATTTCCTCAACACGTATATGTAGAAGCAGAGAAGCGTCATTTTTTAAATGATGGTTGGGAAATGTATGATGATATGGAGGCTACCTTTAAATTTGCAGATAATAAAGTCATTAAGTGGGACGGAAAATCGAGAAATAGTTATAATACTTATGGAGGTGGAAGAGGCACCATTATTTATGGAACAGAAGGATCTGTGTTTATAGATAGAAGCAGATATTTATTATACGACCAAAAAGGAAAATTAATTAAAGAATATAATTCTGAATCAAAAGAGGCAGGAACTGCTTTAGGTGGTGGAGGTGATACATCAACAAAACATGTTCAGAATTTATTTGACACGATTCGAGGTAAATCGAAATTAACAGCACCTATTGATGATGCTAGCATAAGTATGGCTATGGTTCATTATGCCAATATTGCATACAGAATTAATAAAGGCTTTGATATTGATGATAAAACAGGCCTTATGTTTAATAGAGAAGCCATGAAACTTTGGTCTAGAACTTATGAACCCGGATGGGAACCTAAATTATAA
- a CDS encoding 3-keto-disaccharide hydrolase, whose protein sequence is MAGFLYSCNENKDHTPWINLITDNTLEGWNIKGGKATYKVENGVITGTTVANTPNTFLTTNKLYSDFILEIDFKVDSTMNSGIQIRSNSLPYYQNGRVHGYQVEIDPSKRAWSGGIYDEGRRKWLNTLENNPNAQKAFKQNEWNHYRVEAIGDTIKTWLNGVPASYLIDEKTSSGFIGLQVHSIGNNTEKVGKQVMWRNAKILTDNLSKYATKSPLEPIITKNSLTYSEKQSGWKMLWDGKTSNGWRSARSEQFPADSIWKIENGELSVITTGGLESAAGGDIVTRELFGDFELSVDFKLSPGANSGIKYYVDTEINKGPGSSIGLEYQLLDDELHEDAKLGSHEWSRTLGSVYDLIAADVNKPVNPIGEWNTAYISSKNNHVEYWLNGVKILEFERGSPEFLKLVSESKYSKWPNFGMLDKGNILLQEHGFPVSFKNIKIRSIDNKE, encoded by the coding sequence ATGGCAGGGTTTTTATATTCTTGCAATGAAAATAAAGACCATACACCTTGGATAAACCTTATAACTGATAACACCCTGGAAGGTTGGAATATTAAAGGAGGTAAAGCTACTTATAAAGTCGAAAATGGAGTTATTACAGGAACTACTGTTGCTAATACGCCAAATACCTTTTTAACAACCAATAAATTATACAGTGATTTTATTTTAGAGATTGACTTTAAAGTAGATTCAACAATGAATTCTGGAATCCAGATAAGAAGTAATAGTTTGCCGTATTACCAAAATGGCAGGGTACATGGCTATCAAGTAGAAATAGATCCTTCTAAAAGAGCTTGGAGTGGTGGTATTTATGATGAAGGAAGGCGCAAATGGTTAAACACACTAGAAAACAACCCCAATGCTCAAAAGGCATTCAAACAAAATGAGTGGAATCATTATCGGGTTGAAGCGATTGGTGATACCATTAAAACATGGTTAAATGGTGTGCCAGCATCTTATTTAATCGACGAAAAAACATCTAGCGGTTTTATTGGATTACAAGTGCATTCCATTGGCAATAATACAGAAAAAGTTGGTAAACAAGTTATGTGGCGAAATGCAAAGATTCTAACCGATAATCTTTCAAAATATGCTACAAAATCTCCATTAGAACCCATAATTACAAAAAATAGTTTAACGTATAGTGAAAAACAATCGGGTTGGAAAATGCTTTGGGATGGAAAAACCTCTAATGGTTGGCGTTCAGCTAGAAGTGAGCAATTTCCTGCAGACAGTATATGGAAAATTGAAAATGGAGAACTATCTGTTATAACCACAGGCGGTTTAGAATCGGCAGCCGGAGGTGACATTGTCACTAGAGAATTATTTGGTGATTTTGAATTAAGTGTCGATTTTAAATTAAGCCCAGGTGCAAATAGTGGTATTAAGTATTATGTAGATACAGAAATAAATAAAGGACCAGGCTCGTCAATTGGTTTAGAATACCAACTTTTGGATGATGAATTACACGAAGATGCTAAATTAGGTTCTCACGAATGGAGTCGAACACTGGGGTCTGTATACGATTTAATCGCAGCAGATGTAAATAAACCAGTTAATCCAATAGGAGAATGGAACACAGCATATATTTCTTCAAAAAACAACCATGTAGAATATTGGTTAAATGGCGTTAAAATTTTAGAATTTGAGAGAGGTAGTCCCGAGTTTTTAAAATTAGTTTCCGAGAGTAAATATTCAAAATGGCCTAATTTCGGTATGTTAGATAAAGGAAACATACTTTTACAGGAACACGGTTTTCCAGTATCATTTAAAAATATTAAAATACGTTCTATAGATAATAAAGAATAA
- a CDS encoding two-component regulator propeller domain-containing protein, translating into MHRLFVIFFFFSSVWVGFTQNEIYKFTHITTLDGLSQNSVINLHQDDLGQIWIATRDGLNKYDGTEFTVFRHQKDNPSSISNNDVTCIKQGSDGFIWVGTTKGLNRYNPKNNTFKTFYSNVYSLAHNTIWAITELSNKELWIGTPFGLSIYYKDTDSFKSGFLTNSVHTIFETTNGSVYIGTRDGLKQLVSKENNSYQFKTIKGTEGLFVQDIIESPNGSLLFGTKTKSVLEYNIKNETLVPYFTEATLKDKNRNVRQLLLDEKGKLWIGTYNGLQIADESKKLITLHHDINDSESISDNFIKTLLKDQKGSIWVGTYQDGINIWDESNINFINITQKPGNTGLNYKAVSSIVKHKKQLFFGTEGGGISIWNTNTKTFEHITKDNNPELKDDNIKNLCISNDDKLWIGTFEHGFSVYNLNSKSFENTEIPKDLLTLLDGVGVLIIKQYDNDTMLIGTMDKGLIKYDVKNKLFNVIDTSLSSGLSQNSIRAIKVDSNKNIWLSTNIGLNVIDAHGTIKSYFYDKESSTSFPMTTIFEDAKGTIWVGTDADGLFKLVNNNFVPVDLKLGNTSLLGVRDIVENNKGDFWISTSNQGIIHYNPANNKIIAHYTQKQGLANNQFNNNASLRVGDSKFFFGGPAGAIYFDANNFVKNNYSPQVILTDFKIKNKSISAIDKRKIISNTITYTKDVKLSHEQGNFNISFAIPNYVNSIANRYIYRLKGLEDEWIETAQNSVSYTIQNPGNYTFEVKGINNDGVSNKIPTTLNIKVSPAPWRTWWAFFIYGMIIFIILYYLLNILKSRTKLSQQLEFEQIQAEQAKEINKAKLEFFTNISHEFRTPLTLILGPLHQILENYRGSSIMYKKLKVIESNAKHLLQLINRLMDFRKLENNLIKLEAAEGNIVKFLKEIYLSFSEYANDGNYDFNFYTTSEEIFVYYDRYKLERVFYNLISNAFRFTPKNGKITIRITEEPGNIKIQVEDTGVGIAKEYRDKIFERFFELTANRKPDQNYNKSTGIGLSIVKNIVELHKGNINVFENENDKGSIFAVELPLGRDHLKDDEIIQDFKFSDDLSQYVYQKAEPPIILEEDILESIILEDKPTILLVEDNKPLRKFMRDLLKQNYNVLEAKNGQIGFNIALKEQVDIIVSDVIMPVMTGTELCSIIKNDLRTSHIPLILLTSRSSLIFKIEGLESGADDYISKPFDVNEFKLRIKNILNSISLLKQRMTTTDTKNTEDIVLSSLDEKLYVKALQIVEKNIGNEQFDIPSFCEELGVSRTVLFKKVKAWTNFTPNEFIQHIRLKKGAQLLEQGKINISQISYVVGFKNPKYFSKCFRKKYGKTPTEYAKTFLEY; encoded by the coding sequence ATGCATCGCCTATTTGTTATATTCTTTTTTTTTAGTTCTGTTTGGGTAGGGTTTACTCAAAATGAAATATATAAATTTACTCATATAACTACATTAGATGGTTTATCACAAAATTCCGTTATTAATTTACATCAAGACGATTTAGGGCAAATTTGGATTGCAACCCGTGATGGTTTAAATAAATATGATGGCACTGAATTTACAGTTTTTAGACATCAGAAAGATAACCCATCTTCAATAAGTAATAACGATGTAACTTGTATTAAGCAAGGTAGTGATGGTTTTATATGGGTAGGAACAACAAAAGGGCTTAATAGATACAATCCTAAAAATAATACTTTCAAAACATTTTATAGTAATGTTTATTCGTTAGCCCACAATACTATTTGGGCTATTACCGAATTATCTAACAAGGAGTTATGGATAGGTACCCCTTTTGGTCTTTCCATATACTATAAAGACACAGATTCTTTTAAATCTGGATTTTTAACAAATTCAGTACACACTATTTTTGAAACAACAAACGGTAGTGTTTATATAGGTACTAGAGATGGTTTAAAACAATTAGTTAGTAAAGAAAATAATAGTTACCAATTTAAAACAATTAAAGGTACAGAGGGACTTTTTGTTCAAGATATAATAGAAAGTCCCAATGGTAGTTTGCTTTTTGGCACTAAAACTAAAAGTGTTCTTGAGTATAATATAAAAAATGAAACATTAGTACCATACTTTACAGAAGCTACTTTAAAAGATAAAAATAGAAATGTAAGGCAATTACTTTTAGATGAAAAAGGTAAACTTTGGATAGGTACATACAATGGTCTTCAAATCGCAGATGAAAGTAAAAAATTAATAACATTACACCACGATATTAATGATAGTGAATCTATAAGCGATAACTTTATTAAAACCTTATTAAAAGATCAAAAAGGCTCAATTTGGGTTGGTACCTATCAAGATGGAATTAACATATGGGATGAATCTAATATTAATTTTATAAATATTACCCAAAAACCAGGAAATACAGGCTTAAACTATAAAGCTGTAAGCTCTATTGTAAAACACAAAAAACAATTATTTTTTGGAACTGAGGGTGGAGGTATATCAATCTGGAATACTAACACTAAAACTTTTGAGCATATTACCAAAGATAATAACCCAGAACTTAAAGATGATAATATAAAAAATTTATGTATTTCTAATGATGATAAACTTTGGATAGGAACTTTTGAACATGGATTTTCTGTTTATAACTTAAATTCCAAAAGTTTTGAAAACACAGAAATACCGAAAGATTTATTAACGCTGCTTGATGGTGTAGGTGTTTTAATAATAAAACAATATGATAACGATACCATGTTAATAGGTACCATGGACAAAGGGCTAATTAAATACGATGTTAAAAACAAATTATTTAATGTAATTGATACAAGTTTATCATCAGGCTTGTCTCAAAACAGTATAAGAGCAATAAAAGTCGATTCAAACAAAAATATTTGGCTAAGTACCAATATAGGTTTAAATGTAATTGATGCTCATGGAACTATAAAAAGTTATTTTTATGATAAGGAATCAAGTACTAGTTTCCCTATGACCACAATTTTTGAAGATGCCAAAGGAACCATATGGGTTGGGACAGATGCCGACGGTCTTTTTAAGCTAGTTAATAATAATTTTGTTCCTGTAGATTTAAAGCTTGGAAATACCTCATTGTTAGGAGTTCGAGATATAGTTGAAAACAATAAAGGCGACTTTTGGATTAGTACGAGTAATCAGGGTATTATTCATTATAATCCAGCAAACAATAAAATTATAGCTCATTACACCCAAAAGCAGGGACTTGCCAATAATCAATTTAATAATAATGCTAGTTTACGTGTTGGAGACTCTAAGTTCTTTTTTGGTGGACCAGCTGGCGCTATTTATTTCGATGCAAATAATTTTGTAAAAAATAATTACTCACCACAAGTTATTTTAACAGATTTTAAAATTAAAAATAAATCTATTTCAGCAATCGACAAAAGAAAAATCATATCAAATACTATTACATATACTAAAGATGTTAAGCTTTCACATGAACAAGGAAATTTTAATATTTCTTTTGCTATACCTAATTATGTTAATTCAATAGCCAATCGTTATATATATAGATTAAAGGGATTAGAAGATGAATGGATAGAAACAGCACAAAATTCGGTGTCCTATACTATTCAGAATCCTGGAAATTATACTTTTGAAGTCAAAGGCATTAACAATGATGGGGTTTCAAATAAGATTCCCACAACATTAAATATCAAAGTAAGTCCAGCGCCATGGCGAACTTGGTGGGCTTTTTTTATATATGGCATGATTATTTTTATCATCTTATATTATTTATTAAATATATTAAAGTCAAGAACGAAACTTAGTCAACAATTAGAATTTGAACAAATACAAGCAGAACAAGCTAAAGAAATAAACAAAGCAAAACTTGAATTTTTTACAAATATTTCTCACGAGTTTAGAACACCCCTCACTTTAATTTTAGGGCCATTACATCAAATATTAGAGAATTATAGAGGTAGTAGTATAATGTACAAGAAATTGAAAGTTATTGAAAGTAACGCTAAACATTTGCTACAACTTATTAATCGATTAATGGACTTTAGAAAATTAGAAAATAATTTAATCAAATTAGAAGCAGCCGAAGGAAACATAGTTAAATTTTTAAAAGAAATTTATTTGTCTTTTTCTGAATATGCTAATGATGGTAATTACGATTTTAATTTTTATACAACCAGTGAAGAAATATTTGTTTATTATGACAGATATAAGCTGGAAAGAGTATTTTATAATCTTATCTCAAATGCCTTTAGATTTACCCCAAAAAATGGAAAAATAACCATTAGAATTACTGAAGAACCCGGAAATATAAAAATTCAGGTAGAAGATACTGGCGTAGGTATTGCAAAAGAATATAGAGATAAGATTTTTGAACGTTTTTTTGAATTAACAGCAAATCGTAAACCAGACCAGAATTATAATAAAAGTACAGGTATAGGATTATCTATTGTTAAAAATATTGTTGAACTACATAAAGGAAACATAAACGTATTTGAAAACGAAAATGATAAAGGATCTATTTTTGCGGTAGAACTTCCTTTAGGTCGAGATCACTTAAAAGATGATGAAATAATTCAAGATTTTAAATTTAGTGACGATTTATCTCAATATGTTTACCAAAAAGCCGAACCTCCAATAATACTAGAGGAAGATATTTTAGAAAGTATAATTTTAGAAGATAAGCCAACCATTCTTTTAGTAGAAGATAATAAGCCTCTGAGGAAATTTATGCGTGACTTATTAAAGCAAAATTACAATGTCTTAGAAGCTAAAAATGGCCAAATTGGTTTTAATATCGCTTTAAAAGAGCAAGTAGATATAATTGTTAGTGATGTTATTATGCCTGTAATGACAGGGACTGAGTTGTGTTCAATCATAAAAAATGATTTAAGAACAAGCCATATTCCTTTAATTTTATTAACATCTCGATCATCTTTAATTTTTAAAATAGAAGGTTTAGAGAGTGGCGCCGATGATTACATAAGTAAACCATTTGATGTTAACGAATTTAAATTAAGAATTAAGAATATATTGAATTCTATTTCGCTTTTAAAACAAAGAATGACCACTACAGACACAAAAAATACAGAAGATATTGTATTGTCGTCTCTAGATGAAAAACTTTATGTAAAAGCACTTCAAATTGTTGAAAAAAATATTGGTAATGAGCAATTTGATATCCCTTCTTTTTGCGAAGAATTAGGTGTTAGTAGAACCGTATTATTCAAGAAGGTAAAAGCTTGGACTAATTTTACTCCCAACGAATTCATTCAGCATATTAGATTAAAAAAAGGCGCTCAACTTTTAGAGCAAGGTAAAATTAATATCTCTCAAATTAGCTATGTAGTAGGGTTTAAAAATCCAAAGTATTTCAGCAAGTGCTTCCGAAAAAAATACGGAAAAACACCAACAGAATACGCTAAAACGTTTTTGGAATATTAA
- a CDS encoding GntR family transcriptional regulator: MYQQIVDSIINNISNGNIRLNTKLPSINMISEDFYLSRDTVEKAYNILKERNIIESIPRRGYYVANIEPKHKLNILFLVNKMSNYKMRIYNSFLNKVGLNSKIDLVIYHCDEFLFLNTLNNSKLVYDYYVIMPHFKTDKLQHASFTNAVLDAINKIPANKLLLLDNKMPPLNDDISAVYQEFDNDIYEALIEGSKKISKYKKLMLVYPEKSVYPYPRRILYGFRKFCTEFQIDFEILNEVCDDMVFKKGDLFITIEESDLVNLIDQTREKELILGEDIGVISYNDTPLKKLLGIAVMSTDFKIMGETAAQMILNSDRGRVKVPFNFIDRKSI; this comes from the coding sequence ATGTACCAGCAAATTGTAGATTCTATAATTAATAATATCTCAAATGGTAATATTAGATTAAATACAAAACTACCCTCAATAAATATGATTAGCGAAGATTTTTATTTATCTCGTGACACTGTCGAAAAAGCCTATAATATTTTAAAGGAAAGAAATATTATTGAATCAATTCCTAGGAGAGGTTATTATGTTGCTAATATAGAACCAAAGCATAAACTGAATATTTTATTTTTAGTAAATAAAATGAGTAATTATAAAATGAGGATTTACAATTCTTTTTTGAATAAGGTGGGTCTTAATTCGAAAATTGATTTAGTAATTTATCATTGTGATGAGTTTTTGTTTCTTAACACCTTAAATAATAGTAAATTAGTTTATGATTATTATGTAATAATGCCGCATTTTAAAACAGATAAACTTCAACATGCCAGTTTCACCAATGCGGTACTCGATGCTATTAACAAAATACCTGCAAATAAATTATTGTTACTTGATAATAAAATGCCTCCACTAAATGATGATATAAGTGCTGTTTATCAGGAATTTGATAATGATATTTATGAAGCATTAATTGAAGGTTCTAAGAAGATATCTAAATATAAAAAACTAATGTTAGTATATCCAGAGAAATCTGTTTACCCATACCCAAGAAGAATTTTATATGGTTTCAGGAAATTTTGTACCGAATTTCAGATTGATTTTGAGATTCTTAATGAAGTTTGTGACGACATGGTTTTTAAAAAAGGTGATTTATTTATTACTATTGAGGAGTCTGACTTGGTTAATTTGATAGATCAAACAAGAGAAAAAGAGCTAATTCTTGGAGAGGATATTGGAGTGATTTCATACAATGATACACCGTTAAAAAAATTATTGGGTATTGCAGTTATGTCTACAGATTTTAAGATTATGGGTGAAACTGCAGCACAAATGATTTTGAATTCAGACAGAGGTAGAGTTAAAGTACCTTTTAATTTTATAGATAGAAAATCAATTTAA
- a CDS encoding response regulator transcription factor — translation MEDIKKRILLVEDDPNFGTVLKDYLIMNDYDVVHAKNGMEGFEKFKKDDFDLCILDVMMPYKDGFTLAKEIREKNADVPIVFLTAKTMKEDVLKGYKVGADDYLNKPFDSEVLLMKIKAIMQRKATETISDSKQFEFKIGKFDLNSKLRFLRFNGGEPIKLSPKENELLRLLALHENDLMPRELALTKIWRDDNYFTSRSMDVYIAKLRKYLKLDEKVEILNIHGEGFRLVVN, via the coding sequence ATGGAAGATATAAAAAAGAGAATTTTATTAGTTGAAGACGATCCAAACTTCGGAACCGTTCTTAAAGATTATTTAATAATGAACGATTACGATGTTGTTCATGCTAAAAACGGAATGGAAGGTTTTGAGAAATTCAAAAAAGATGATTTCGATTTATGTATTTTAGATGTTATGATGCCATATAAAGATGGTTTTACATTAGCTAAAGAAATACGTGAAAAAAATGCCGATGTACCCATTGTTTTCTTAACTGCTAAAACAATGAAAGAAGACGTATTAAAAGGCTATAAAGTAGGAGCAGACGATTACTTAAATAAACCGTTTGATAGTGAGGTTTTATTAATGAAAATAAAAGCCATTATGCAACGTAAAGCCACCGAAACAATTTCCGATAGCAAACAATTTGAGTTTAAAATTGGTAAGTTCGATTTAAATTCAAAACTACGTTTTTTACGTTTTAATGGAGGAGAGCCTATTAAACTTTCTCCAAAGGAAAATGAATTATTACGTTTGTTAGCCTTACATGAAAACGATTTAATGCCTCGTGAGTTAGCATTAACTAAAATTTGGAGAGACGATAATTATTTTACCTCTCGTAGTATGGATGTTTACATTGCCAAATTACGTAAATACCTTAAACTAGACGAAAAAGTAGAAATACTTAATATTCATGGTGAAGGGTTTAGGTTAGTAGTAAACTAA
- a CDS encoding sensor histidine kinase: MSLSLIGIIFVQAYYINGSVKNEKERFRFNVNKALNYVSNTIEENEISTYYDRFQSIIRDQKDIDSTAVSQLFIYQQNNNTKETLIYRSNVLEENYKLSSSLFDIGLDSMDITRIIGSSSIESYKNIDLKDKDFAQSPISKIIRDGLISDAQRINFEKSFKEATKRNPVHKRVSVEQIRELLSEKLKKDSINIDFEFAIYSNDLATKVHSDNFEYDKASTYSVPIFYDENNESIYKLLVNFPGDRKFIMSSIIGMILLSVIFTSIIILAYSSALFQLIKQRKISEIKTDFINNMTHEFKTPIATINLALDSIKNPKIIDDKEKVMRYLAMIKDENKRMHAQVENVLRISKLEKNELNISKDRLNLHELIEDAITHVELIVEDRQGYIKTFLDAPKASVLANETHFTNVIVNILDNAIKYSPEAPEIEVYTENVGTNILLKIKDHGSGMSKAAVKRVFEKFYREHTGNIHNVKGHGLGLAYVKRIVEDHQGYISVESEKDKGSTFTIKLPLIS, from the coding sequence ATGAGTTTATCTCTAATAGGAATTATTTTCGTGCAAGCCTATTACATTAACGGTTCTGTAAAAAATGAAAAGGAACGTTTTAGGTTTAATGTTAACAAGGCACTTAATTATGTCTCTAATACCATTGAAGAGAACGAAATTTCTACCTATTACGATAGGTTTCAAAGTATTATTAGAGACCAAAAGGATATAGATTCAACGGCCGTTTCCCAGTTGTTCATTTATCAGCAAAACAACAATACCAAGGAAACGTTAATTTATAGAAGCAACGTTTTAGAAGAAAATTATAAATTATCTTCTTCGCTCTTTGACATAGGTTTAGATAGTATGGATATAACCAGAATTATTGGTTCATCATCCATAGAAAGTTATAAGAATATTGATTTAAAAGATAAAGATTTTGCTCAAAGTCCGATTAGTAAAATTATTAGAGACGGACTTATTTCTGATGCGCAGCGTATCAATTTTGAGAAAAGTTTTAAAGAAGCCACAAAGCGTAATCCTGTACACAAAAGAGTATCGGTAGAGCAAATAAGAGAGTTGCTTAGTGAGAAACTTAAAAAAGATAGTATAAACATCGATTTTGAGTTTGCCATTTACAGTAACGATTTAGCGACCAAAGTACACAGTGATAACTTCGAATATGATAAGGCATCAACCTATAGTGTGCCTATTTTTTACGATGAAAACAACGAAAGTATTTATAAGTTGTTAGTAAACTTTCCAGGAGACAGAAAGTTTATCATGTCATCAATCATAGGAATGATTTTATTATCTGTAATATTTACATCAATTATAATTTTAGCGTATTCGAGTGCTTTATTTCAGTTAATTAAACAAAGAAAAATATCTGAAATAAAAACAGATTTTATAAATAACATGACGCATGAGTTTAAAACACCCATAGCAACCATAAACTTAGCACTAGATTCTATTAAAAATCCTAAAATAATAGATGATAAAGAAAAAGTTATGCGTTACTTAGCTATGATTAAAGATGAAAATAAACGCATGCACGCTCAGGTAGAAAACGTTTTAAGAATATCTAAACTTGAGAAAAACGAATTAAACATTAGTAAAGATCGATTAAATTTACATGAGTTAATTGAAGATGCTATAACCCATGTAGAATTAATAGTAGAAGATAGACAAGGGTATATAAAAACATTTTTAGACGCTCCAAAAGCTTCCGTTTTAGCAAATGAAACGCATTTTACTAATGTTATAGTTAATATCCTGGATAATGCCATTAAGTATTCTCCAGAGGCACCAGAAATAGAGGTGTACACAGAAAATGTGGGTACCAATATTCTATTAAAAATAAAAGACCACGGTAGTGGTATGAGTAAGGCAGCTGTTAAACGAGTGTTCGAAAAATTTTATAGAGAGCACACAGGAAATATACACAATGTTAAAGGTCATGGTTTAGGTTTAGCGTATGTTAAACGCATAGTTGAAGACCACCAAGGGTATATTTCAGTAGAAAGTGAAAAAGATAAAGGAAGTACATTTACAATTAAACTACCATTAATATCATAG
- the coaE gene encoding dephospho-CoA kinase (Dephospho-CoA kinase (CoaE) performs the final step in coenzyme A biosynthesis.) — MKIIGLTGGIGSGKTTVAKSFHLLGVPIYIADEEAKKLMNTSKVIKRKLIALFGEHAYKNNTLNKPFIAQIIFNDTDYLQKMNAIVHPKVANHFKKWVTKQTAPYVIKEVAILFENGGHKLCDDVITVTAPLEIRIQRLLKRDHTTKEKIEAIIKNQWPDEEKIKLSKYVIENVDIEDTKLQVLKIHQLIINS, encoded by the coding sequence ATGAAAATTATAGGGCTTACAGGAGGTATAGGAAGTGGTAAAACTACGGTAGCAAAATCTTTTCATTTGTTAGGAGTGCCTATTTACATTGCAGATGAAGAAGCCAAGAAACTCATGAATACCTCTAAGGTAATCAAACGAAAGCTTATTGCATTATTTGGAGAACATGCCTATAAAAATAATACTTTAAATAAGCCATTTATAGCTCAAATTATTTTTAACGATACAGATTATTTACAAAAAATGAACGCTATCGTACATCCCAAAGTAGCAAATCATTTTAAAAAATGGGTTACTAAACAAACAGCACCTTATGTTATAAAAGAAGTTGCTATTTTGTTTGAAAATGGTGGTCACAAACTTTGCGATGATGTTATTACTGTAACGGCGCCTTTAGAAATTCGCATTCAGCGTTTATTGAAACGCGATCACACTACTAAAGAAAAAATTGAGGCTATAATTAAAAATCAATGGCCCGATGAAGAAAAAATTAAGTTGTCTAAATACGTAATCGAGAATGTAGATATCGAGGATACGAAGCTTCAAGTTCTTAAAATACACCAACTTATAATCAATTCTTAA